A single window of Halotalea alkalilenta DNA harbors:
- the frmR gene encoding formaldehyde-responsive transcriptional repressor FrmR, whose translation MPSTAQEKRRVLARVRRVRGQLDSLERALEEGAECGPVLQQIAAVRGAINGLMAGVLESHLREEFGHLIEPNVAQQKSIDDVVSLVRSYLR comes from the coding sequence ATGCCAAGCACCGCGCAAGAGAAGCGACGTGTACTGGCTCGCGTGCGCCGCGTGCGCGGTCAGCTAGATTCACTAGAGCGTGCGCTGGAGGAAGGGGCCGAATGCGGCCCGGTGCTCCAGCAAATCGCAGCCGTGCGCGGTGCAATCAATGGGTTGATGGCCGGCGTGCTGGAGAGCCATCTGCGAGAAGAGTTCGGTCATCTCATAGAGCCCAACGTAGCTCAGCAGAAGTCCATCGACGATGTCGTTTCCCTGGTGCGCTCCTATCTTCGTTGA
- a CDS encoding LysR family transcriptional regulator, which produces MKTFTAVVEAGSFVGAMESTDLSKPAISRHVAELEQHLGTRLLQRTTRRLSLTSEGQAYYQRCKEILLAVQEAEAEVGCSSLQVQGPLRIGAPQTFGALHLAALWGRFAAENPQVSLDIVLSDRVVDLVEEGYDLVIRIARLSDSSLVSRPLARTRMVLCASPAYIAKHGAPTHPHELARHDVVSYSYWSSRDVWSFQGPAGEVTVRTRSRIHANNGDTCRAAALAHQGIILQPDFLVHEDLRSGALVELMPDFHAAELGIFAVYPTRKQLPLKVRRLVDFLVDALRTPPWAQ; this is translated from the coding sequence ATGAAAACCTTCACTGCCGTGGTCGAGGCCGGCAGCTTCGTCGGCGCCATGGAGTCAACCGACTTGTCCAAGCCCGCGATATCACGCCATGTCGCCGAACTGGAGCAGCACCTGGGGACGCGCCTTTTGCAGCGAACGACGCGTCGCCTGTCGCTGACCAGCGAGGGCCAGGCCTACTATCAACGCTGCAAGGAGATCCTGCTGGCCGTGCAGGAGGCCGAGGCTGAGGTGGGGTGCAGTTCGCTGCAGGTGCAGGGGCCTTTACGCATTGGCGCGCCGCAGACCTTCGGCGCGCTGCACCTGGCTGCGCTTTGGGGGCGCTTCGCCGCGGAGAACCCGCAGGTCTCCCTGGACATCGTGCTGTCGGACCGCGTCGTCGATCTGGTCGAGGAGGGCTACGACCTGGTGATCCGCATCGCGCGGCTGTCCGACTCAAGCCTGGTGAGCCGCCCGCTCGCCCGCACGCGCATGGTGCTCTGCGCCTCGCCGGCTTATATCGCCAAGCACGGTGCGCCCACCCATCCGCACGAGCTCGCCCGGCACGACGTAGTCTCGTACAGCTACTGGTCATCCCGAGATGTATGGAGCTTCCAGGGGCCCGCCGGCGAGGTGACGGTACGTACGCGCTCGCGCATCCATGCCAACAACGGCGATACCTGCCGGGCTGCGGCGCTGGCGCATCAAGGGATCATCCTGCAGCCTGATTTCCTGGTCCATGAAGACCTGCGCAGCGGTGCGCTGGTCGAGCTGATGCCCGATTTCCATGCAGCGGAACTGGGCATCTTCGCGGTCTACCCGACGCGCAAGCAGTTACCGCTGAAAGTGCGCCGGCTGGTGGATTTCCTGGTGGATGCGCTGCGCACGCCGCCCTGGGCGCAGTGA
- a CDS encoding sugar phosphate isomerase/epimerase family protein, with the protein MNHPLHHMDFIFQTKLGTYPLAVQCEMLAELGYQGITVSAWSKELDQLPQVKAQWGLDVGALYLIHRPGLESFVTGIFESLEGCASIELALHSGDKVEDGDRRMLERLLPIAERRGIDIALYPHVRYGMQTTTEAVELCRYFDHPRLGIVFNGYHWYATQESALEQRLDALWPWLRQVNIAGCRMSPLGWGGVATIEPLDEGEMDNFVLLGALSRRGYAGRYGVMGWESMGGDVYGNLARSMSAFRSMEQRLVAHPDWAIMTELPN; encoded by the coding sequence ATGAACCATCCATTGCACCACATGGATTTCATCTTCCAGACCAAGCTCGGCACCTATCCGCTGGCCGTGCAGTGCGAGATGCTCGCCGAACTCGGCTACCAGGGCATCACCGTCTCGGCCTGGAGCAAAGAGCTGGATCAGCTGCCGCAGGTGAAGGCGCAATGGGGGCTGGACGTGGGTGCGCTCTACCTGATCCATCGTCCGGGGCTCGAGTCGTTCGTCACTGGCATCTTCGAGTCGCTCGAAGGCTGCGCCAGCATCGAGTTGGCGCTGCACTCCGGCGACAAGGTCGAAGACGGTGATCGCCGGATGCTCGAACGCCTGCTGCCGATCGCTGAGCGCCGCGGCATCGATATCGCGCTCTATCCGCACGTGCGCTATGGCATGCAGACCACGACTGAAGCGGTGGAGCTCTGCCGCTACTTCGACCATCCGCGCCTGGGCATCGTGTTCAATGGCTACCACTGGTACGCCACGCAGGAGAGTGCGCTGGAGCAGCGTCTCGACGCGCTCTGGCCATGGCTGCGCCAGGTCAACATCGCAGGCTGTCGCATGTCGCCGCTGGGCTGGGGGGGCGTTGCCACCATCGAGCCGCTGGATGAGGGCGAGATGGACAATTTCGTCCTGCTCGGCGCGCTGAGCCGCCGGGGCTATGCCGGCCGCTATGGCGTAATGGGCTGGGAGAGCATGGGCGGTGACGTCTACGGCAACCTGGCTCGCTCCATGAGCGCGTTTCGTTCGATGGAGCAGCGGCTGGTGGCGCATCCCGACTGGGCGATCATGACTGAACTCCCTAACTAG
- a CDS encoding aldehyde dehydrogenase, with translation MQTELIIDNLSRPAEHGATFERRHALTQELVTTAAAASVNDALAAAESAAKAFASWSATGPTTRRTLLLKAADLLEQKLPEFCEVMAAEVGAPELWARFNVLGSAALFREAAALATQIQGETLPTDKPGSLSLTVRQAAGVVLSIVPWNGPVLLGARAIAYPLVCGNPVILKASENSPRTHALLASCLYEAGLPAGVLNFLTTSPEGSAGVTEALIAHPAVRRINFTGSTRVGRIIAETSARHLKRCLLELGGKAPFVVLDDADLDGAVNAAMFGAFLYQGQICMSTERFVVDEKVADAFVERFAARARDLKVGDLTNPNQYALGPMVSSASGERLNHMLQDAVDKGAKIVAGGNARGAAMDATIVDHVEPGVIIYGEETFGPVTTIVRVRDTEEAVRVANDSEYGLSAAVFGNNLTRAISVASRIQAGCVHVNGATVQNEAQAPYGGMKNSGYGRFDGRAVIDEFTEIKWITLEDPTQPYPF, from the coding sequence ATGCAAACCGAACTCATCATCGACAACCTCTCTCGTCCAGCCGAACACGGTGCCACCTTCGAACGGCGTCATGCGCTCACCCAGGAACTGGTGACCACCGCCGCCGCCGCCTCTGTCAACGATGCGCTCGCGGCGGCCGAATCCGCGGCCAAGGCGTTTGCATCCTGGTCGGCCACCGGCCCGACCACGCGGCGTACCTTGCTGCTCAAGGCGGCCGATCTGCTCGAACAGAAGCTGCCGGAGTTCTGCGAGGTCATGGCGGCTGAAGTCGGCGCTCCGGAACTATGGGCCAGATTCAACGTGCTGGGCTCCGCCGCGCTGTTCCGCGAGGCCGCCGCCCTGGCGACGCAGATCCAGGGTGAAACCCTGCCCACCGACAAGCCCGGCTCGCTGTCGCTCACCGTCCGCCAGGCGGCCGGCGTGGTGCTGAGCATCGTGCCGTGGAACGGGCCGGTGCTGCTCGGCGCGCGCGCCATCGCCTACCCGCTGGTCTGCGGCAACCCGGTGATCCTCAAGGCCTCGGAGAACAGCCCGCGCACTCATGCGCTGCTGGCCTCCTGCCTGTACGAGGCCGGTCTGCCGGCCGGCGTGCTGAACTTCCTGACCACCTCGCCCGAAGGCTCGGCGGGGGTGACCGAAGCGCTGATCGCCCATCCAGCCGTGCGCCGGATCAATTTCACCGGCTCGACCCGCGTAGGCCGCATCATCGCCGAGACTTCGGCCCGCCATTTGAAGCGCTGCCTGCTCGAACTGGGTGGCAAGGCGCCGTTCGTGGTGCTGGATGATGCCGACCTGGACGGCGCGGTGAATGCAGCGATGTTCGGTGCATTCCTGTACCAGGGCCAGATTTGCATGTCCACCGAGCGTTTCGTGGTCGATGAAAAGGTCGCCGACGCCTTCGTCGAACGCTTTGCCGCACGCGCCAGGGACCTGAAAGTGGGCGATCTGACCAATCCCAACCAGTACGCGCTTGGCCCGATGGTCAGCTCGGCCTCGGGCGAACGGCTCAATCACATGCTCCAGGATGCGGTGGACAAAGGCGCCAAGATCGTCGCCGGCGGCAACGCCCGCGGCGCGGCGATGGATGCCACCATCGTCGACCACGTCGAGCCCGGCGTGATCATCTATGGAGAGGAGACCTTCGGCCCGGTCACCACCATCGTGAGGGTGCGCGATACCGAAGAGGCCGTGCGCGTGGCCAACGACTCCGAGTACGGTTTGTCGGCGGCGGTATTCGGCAACAACCTCACCCGCGCCATCTCCGTGGCCTCGCGTATCCAGGCGGGCTGTGTGCACGTCAACGGTGCCACGGTGCAAAACGAAGCGCAGGCGCCCTACGGCGGGATGAAGAACAGCGGCTATGGGCGCTTCGACGGCCGTGCGGTCATCGACGAGTTCACCGAGATCAAGTGGATCACGCTCGAGGATCCTACCCAGCCTTATCCGTTCTGA
- the gfa gene encoding S-(hydroxymethyl)glutathione synthase: protein MQCLCESDKVEVKIESQTQHNHACGCTKCWKPQGALFAVIAVAPRDKVSVVAHGEKLEIVDESATIQRHACRECGVHLFGRIENKDHAFYGLDFVHTELSPQTGWAAPGFAAFVSSLIEGGTPPSHMSAIREHLQQLGLAPYDSLSPALMDALATHAAKQKGTYREA from the coding sequence CTGCAATGCCTCTGCGAGAGCGACAAGGTCGAGGTCAAAATCGAGTCCCAGACCCAGCATAACCACGCCTGCGGCTGCACCAAGTGCTGGAAACCACAAGGCGCGCTGTTCGCCGTGATCGCCGTCGCACCGCGCGACAAGGTCAGCGTCGTCGCCCACGGCGAGAAGCTCGAGATCGTCGATGAAAGCGCCACCATCCAGCGCCACGCCTGCCGTGAGTGCGGCGTGCACCTGTTCGGTCGTATCGAAAACAAAGACCACGCCTTCTATGGCCTGGACTTCGTCCATACCGAGCTGTCACCGCAAACCGGCTGGGCGGCACCGGGCTTCGCCGCCTTCGTGTCGTCTTTGATCGAAGGCGGTACACCACCGTCGCACATGTCTGCGATCCGCGAGCATTTGCAGCAGCTGGGCCTTGCGCCCTACGACAGCCTCTCGCCCGCGCTGATGGATGCGCTGGCTACCCATGCGGCCAAGCAAAAAGGCACCTACCGCGAAGCATGA
- a CDS encoding TIM barrel protein has product MAHPIHALDSFFYSSMGVYAFQSQCEMLAELGYDGITVSAWSGQPLTDLSLLPTVKQRHGLDVAALYLVLHEGRNDALLRRIVERVDGVELIELAVQTSINGSGAIMRMIESLLPIAERRGLRIALYPHLHHVTQTTSQVVRLCEHFDHPRLGASFNGYHWFASQEGRLEERLAAIEPWLMQVVLSGSAMSPLGWGQVATMEPPDRGELDNFTVVAALDRIGYSGSIGVLGWDYGGDIYLKLRRSLAAMRAIDQRLEAHPGWTASIGSH; this is encoded by the coding sequence ATGGCTCATCCCATTCACGCACTGGATTCGTTCTTCTATAGCTCCATGGGCGTCTATGCCTTCCAGTCGCAGTGCGAAATGCTCGCCGAGCTCGGCTACGACGGCATCACCGTCTCGGCCTGGAGCGGACAGCCGCTCACCGATCTTTCGCTTCTGCCCACGGTCAAGCAGCGCCACGGCCTGGATGTGGCTGCGTTGTACCTGGTACTGCACGAAGGCCGCAATGATGCACTGCTGCGCCGTATCGTCGAGCGCGTAGACGGCGTGGAGCTGATCGAGCTGGCGGTGCAGACCTCGATCAACGGTTCCGGGGCGATCATGCGCATGATCGAATCGCTGCTACCGATCGCCGAGCGGCGTGGCCTGCGTATCGCGCTGTATCCACACCTGCACCACGTTACCCAGACCACCTCGCAGGTCGTGCGCCTGTGCGAGCATTTCGACCACCCGCGCCTGGGCGCTTCGTTCAATGGCTATCACTGGTTCGCAAGCCAGGAAGGGCGCCTCGAAGAGCGTCTGGCCGCGATCGAGCCGTGGTTGATGCAGGTGGTGCTGTCGGGCAGCGCGATGTCGCCGCTGGGGTGGGGGCAAGTGGCGACCATGGAGCCGCCGGATCGGGGCGAACTCGATAACTTCACGGTCGTCGCGGCCCTGGACCGGATTGGCTACAGCGGCAGCATAGGGGTCTTGGGCTGGGACTATGGCGGTGATATCTACTTGAAGCTTCGCCGCAGCCTGGCGGCGATGCGTGCCATCGACCAGCGCTTGGAGGCGCATCCGGGGTGGACCGCATCCATAGGCAGTCATTGA
- a CDS encoding LysR family transcriptional regulator has product MDLKRLRYFVTVARLGSFTRAAEELRMAQPPLSQRVQELEAEVGAPLLDRDSRPLVLTPAGRLLYDQAVQVLQKTEAMVTSMRRLLSDERPVFNFGVVPANFHSSLASIIREYRRVLPGVEARILELNSLEQVDALRTGRIDAGISRVEVPAEGIRRIVLREEPMVVALPNDHPLATLEEAMPLVALKDEPFIVYANNPRPSLADHVLAQFESRGVSLSRTIEIDQYDTALILIAAGTGVSIVPASARLVTSPGVSYRPLVEHITSPIIFCHREDDATSELRALYFALAQFLTECGHPIPKELRLRTDTALD; this is encoded by the coding sequence ATGGACCTCAAACGACTTCGCTATTTCGTCACGGTGGCGCGCCTTGGCAGCTTCACGCGTGCAGCCGAGGAGTTGCGCATGGCGCAGCCCCCGTTGAGCCAGCGCGTCCAGGAACTTGAAGCCGAGGTTGGTGCGCCGCTCCTCGACCGGGACTCACGACCGCTGGTGCTGACCCCGGCCGGGCGGTTGCTCTACGACCAGGCGGTACAAGTGCTGCAGAAGACCGAGGCGATGGTGACCAGCATGCGCCGTTTGCTGAGCGATGAGCGGCCGGTGTTCAACTTCGGTGTGGTGCCCGCCAACTTCCACAGCAGCCTGGCCAGCATCATCCGCGAGTATCGGCGTGTGCTGCCTGGCGTCGAAGCACGGATCCTTGAGCTGAACAGCCTGGAGCAAGTGGATGCCCTGCGCACTGGGCGGATCGATGCGGGTATCAGTCGGGTCGAAGTGCCTGCCGAAGGCATCCGGCGCATCGTGCTGCGCGAAGAGCCCATGGTGGTCGCATTGCCGAACGACCATCCGCTGGCGACGCTGGAGGAGGCGATGCCGCTGGTGGCGCTGAAAGACGAGCCCTTCATCGTCTATGCCAACAACCCACGCCCCAGCCTGGCCGATCACGTGCTGGCGCAGTTCGAAAGTCGTGGGGTCTCGCTGTCGCGGACCATCGAGATCGACCAGTACGACACCGCCTTGATCCTCATCGCCGCGGGTACGGGTGTGTCGATCGTGCCCGCGTCCGCGCGCCTGGTGACTTCGCCTGGCGTTTCCTATCGGCCCTTGGTCGAGCACATCACTTCGCCGATCATCTTCTGTCACCGCGAGGACGACGCCACGTCTGAACTTCGCGCCCTCTACTTCGCGCTCGCCCAGTTCCTCACTGAGTGTGGGCACCCGATTCCCAAAGAGCTGCGACTTCGCACCGATACGGCGCTGGACTGA
- a CDS encoding LLM class oxidoreductase, producing the protein MTQNHPQGALPSELAQHPGYARVFQPGHLTFGFIAPLESYPDSPGPTLADHAEMAQKVDAAGFAALWLRDVPFYDPYFGDVGQVLDPLVYAGFLAAITRRIAIGTAGIVLPLRDPLIVAKQAATIDQLLGGRFLLGLATGDRPVEYPAFGVDFDNRAERFRDALEMIRAATERAWPVHASRFYGRLDGGLDLVPKPAAPRLPSIVIGHAGQTLEWTARNTDGIISYIADPLRIPQILAQWRAVSEPGVFKPYGYGTLFDLDRDPNMPIQPGRVLRGGRNALRELWLRQQEQGVSHVGLHFKPQRRPAREVIDELGEYLLPVFPSLKPQQDSSEGQS; encoded by the coding sequence ATGACCCAGAACCATCCGCAGGGCGCGCTCCCGTCGGAGCTTGCGCAGCATCCCGGCTATGCCCGGGTATTCCAGCCCGGCCACCTGACCTTCGGTTTCATCGCGCCGCTCGAGAGCTATCCCGACAGTCCCGGACCGACCCTGGCCGACCATGCCGAGATGGCGCAAAAGGTCGATGCGGCTGGCTTTGCCGCGCTGTGGCTGCGCGACGTGCCTTTTTATGATCCGTATTTCGGCGATGTCGGCCAGGTGCTCGATCCCCTGGTCTATGCGGGATTTCTCGCCGCTATCACTCGTCGGATCGCGATCGGTACCGCCGGCATCGTGCTGCCGCTGCGCGACCCGCTGATCGTGGCCAAGCAGGCGGCGACGATCGACCAACTGCTGGGCGGGCGTTTTCTGCTCGGCCTTGCGACCGGTGACCGTCCGGTCGAGTACCCGGCCTTCGGCGTCGACTTCGACAACCGCGCCGAGCGCTTTCGCGATGCACTGGAGATGATCCGCGCTGCCACCGAGCGTGCCTGGCCGGTCCATGCGTCGCGCTTCTATGGCCGTCTCGACGGTGGCCTGGACCTGGTGCCGAAGCCGGCCGCGCCGCGTCTGCCCAGCATCGTCATCGGTCACGCAGGCCAGACCCTCGAATGGACGGCGCGCAACACCGACGGGATCATATCCTACATCGCCGATCCGCTGAGGATTCCGCAGATCCTCGCGCAGTGGCGTGCGGTCAGCGAACCGGGCGTGTTCAAGCCCTATGGCTACGGCACGCTGTTCGACCTCGATCGCGATCCGAACATGCCGATCCAGCCCGGTCGGGTGCTGAGAGGTGGGCGCAACGCCCTGCGCGAGCTATGGCTGCGCCAGCAGGAGCAAGGCGTGTCGCACGTCGGGCTGCACTTCAAGCCGCAGCGTCGGCCGGCTCGGGAGGTGATCGACGAACTGGGCGAATACCTGCTGCCGGTGTTCCCCAGTCTGAAGCCGCAGCAAGACAGCTCGGAAGGCCAGTCATGA
- a CDS encoding IS110 family transposase, with translation MAHLPVLDPLAAFVDVGSEQMHVSIAGGEPKVFGTFTAQLHELRDWLLSQKVKSVAMEATGIYWLPLYSVLEAAKLQVLMVNGKHTRNLPGRKTDMKDCQWGATLHAHGLLRAGFVPPAEIRRLQDYLRLRQDHITLAAGHVQHLQKALERMNIKLHDVISNLVGRSGMAVIRSMLEGERDPERLLALCDVQIRQQKAERIKASLQGTWAEEHLFALRQALESWEHYQRLIRACDQQIEAVLRSIDVDPPTSPPSKAHKRGGANAPQIDDLHPMLVALCGGNDLTVLPAHTDYSVLQLIGEVGTDLTQWPTEKHFTAWAGLAPGSHQSGKRQRSAKRRRNRAGRLFCVMARSLARSKHIALGGFYRRMAGRRGGLIANIALARKLAALFWRVMVKGLDYVEHGLQYYEAQALETKQRSMRRLAKQLGFSVTPIQTEAQNASA, from the coding sequence ATGGCCCACTTACCGGTATTGGATCCATTGGCAGCCTTCGTGGATGTCGGCAGCGAGCAGATGCATGTGTCGATTGCCGGGGGGGAGCCGAAGGTATTCGGCACGTTCACGGCACAGCTGCATGAGCTACGCGACTGGCTGTTGTCGCAGAAGGTGAAGTCGGTGGCCATGGAGGCCACGGGGATCTACTGGCTGCCCCTGTACAGCGTGCTGGAAGCCGCGAAACTACAGGTGCTGATGGTCAACGGTAAGCACACCCGCAATCTGCCGGGTCGCAAGACGGATATGAAGGATTGCCAGTGGGGAGCGACGTTGCACGCGCACGGACTCTTGCGGGCAGGCTTCGTGCCCCCAGCCGAGATCCGGCGCTTGCAGGATTACCTGCGACTGCGCCAGGACCACATCACGCTGGCCGCAGGGCATGTGCAGCATCTGCAGAAGGCCTTGGAGCGGATGAACATCAAATTGCACGATGTCATCAGCAACCTGGTGGGCCGCAGCGGCATGGCGGTGATCCGGTCGATGCTCGAGGGTGAACGCGATCCTGAGCGACTGCTGGCTTTGTGCGACGTGCAGATCCGCCAGCAGAAGGCCGAACGGATCAAAGCCTCTCTGCAAGGGACCTGGGCCGAGGAGCATCTGTTCGCGTTGCGCCAGGCGCTGGAAAGCTGGGAGCACTACCAGCGTTTGATCAGGGCTTGCGACCAACAGATCGAAGCGGTGCTCCGTTCGATCGACGTCGATCCTCCGACGTCGCCGCCGTCCAAGGCGCACAAGCGAGGCGGTGCCAATGCACCCCAGATCGATGACCTGCATCCGATGCTGGTGGCTCTGTGTGGAGGCAATGATCTCACCGTGCTTCCCGCCCATACGGACTACAGCGTCCTGCAACTCATAGGTGAAGTGGGAACCGACCTGACCCAGTGGCCGACCGAGAAACACTTCACCGCTTGGGCCGGGCTGGCCCCCGGGAGTCATCAGAGCGGTAAGCGCCAACGCTCGGCCAAGCGCAGGCGTAATCGTGCTGGGCGCCTGTTTTGCGTCATGGCCCGCAGCCTCGCTCGCAGCAAACACATTGCGCTGGGCGGTTTTTACCGTCGGATGGCGGGTCGCCGAGGTGGATTGATCGCCAATATCGCCCTGGCGCGCAAACTCGCGGCGCTGTTCTGGCGCGTCATGGTCAAAGGATTGGACTATGTCGAACACGGACTCCAGTACTACGAGGCACAGGCGCTGGAAACCAAGCAACGTTCCATGCGTCGACTCGCCAAGCAGCTCGGGTTCTCCGTGACGCCTATCCAGACTGAAGCTCAAAATGCTTCTGCCTGA
- a CDS encoding LysR family transcriptional regulator — protein MNYFGALEAFVQAAETRSFTQAGRRLGVSSSAIGRSVARLEQELGARLFHRSTRAIALTAEGELFLSRCYRIFAEFDKAKNELSRSTQEPRGRLRISLPQLGVHLMHHLASFQQRFPHIELEMDFSDRLVNVIEEGFDAVLRIGEADDSRLTLRRLGGYRHRLMAAPDYLSRRGTPRRPNDLLEHACLRYRYPSSGKLAPWPLHAHSEPLDLELPQTAITNSIDPLLTMAEAGLGIALLPDFIVADAITAKRLVAVLDDYVSDQRDFFILWPASRQPQPKIKALVDFMAARLSGDGWQEES, from the coding sequence ATGAACTACTTTGGCGCACTCGAGGCATTCGTACAGGCGGCCGAAACCCGCAGCTTCACCCAGGCCGGGCGGCGGCTGGGCGTATCCTCGTCGGCGATCGGCCGCTCGGTGGCCCGGCTGGAGCAGGAGCTCGGTGCCCGGCTGTTCCACCGCTCCACCCGCGCCATCGCCCTTACCGCCGAAGGCGAGCTGTTCCTGTCGCGCTGCTACCGGATCTTCGCCGAATTCGACAAGGCCAAGAACGAGCTCAGCCGATCGACGCAAGAACCGCGGGGCCGGCTGCGAATCAGCCTGCCCCAGCTGGGGGTGCACCTGATGCATCACCTGGCCTCGTTCCAGCAGCGTTTTCCCCACATCGAGCTGGAAATGGACTTCAGCGACAGGCTGGTCAACGTGATCGAAGAGGGCTTCGACGCGGTGCTTCGGATCGGCGAGGCCGATGATTCGCGCTTGACCCTGCGCCGGCTGGGCGGCTACCGCCATCGGTTGATGGCCGCGCCGGACTACCTTTCCCGCCGGGGCACGCCGCGCCGACCAAACGACCTGCTCGAGCACGCCTGCCTGCGCTACCGCTACCCAAGCAGCGGCAAACTCGCGCCGTGGCCGCTGCACGCGCACAGCGAGCCGCTCGATCTGGAGCTGCCGCAGACAGCCATCACCAACTCCATCGACCCATTACTGACCATGGCCGAGGCGGGCCTGGGCATCGCCCTGCTGCCGGATTTCATCGTCGCCGATGCGATCACCGCCAAGCGCTTGGTCGCGGTGCTGGACGACTACGTAAGCGACCAGCGCGATTTCTTCATCCTGTGGCCAGCCAGCCGCCAGCCCCAGCCCAAGATCAAAGCCTTGGTCGATTTCATGGCCGCCCGGCTCAGCGGCGACGGATGGCAGGAAGAAAGCTGA
- a CDS encoding S-(hydroxymethyl)glutathione dehydrogenase/class III alcohol dehydrogenase, which yields MKSRAAVAFEAGKPLEIVEIDVAPPQKGEVLIKVTHTGVCHTDAFTLSGDDPEGVFPAVLGHEGAGVVVEVGEGVTSVKPGDHVIPLYTAECGECLFCKSGKTNLCVAVRATQGKGLMPDGTTRFSYNGQPIYHYMGCSTFSEYTVVAEVSLAKISPEANPEHVCLLGCGVTTGIGAVHNTAKVQEGDSVAVFGLGGIGLAVIQGARQAKAGRIIAVDTNPSKFDLARSFGATDCINPKDFDKPIQEVIVEMTGWGVDHSFECIGNVNVMRAALECAHRGWGQSVVIGVAGAGQEISTRPFQLVTGRRWLGSAFGGVKGRSQLPGMVEDAMKGEIDLAPFVTHTMPLEQINEAFELMHAGKSIRTVVHY from the coding sequence ATGAAATCTCGCGCCGCCGTTGCATTCGAAGCTGGCAAGCCGTTGGAAATCGTCGAGATCGACGTTGCCCCGCCGCAGAAGGGCGAGGTGCTGATCAAGGTCACCCATACCGGCGTTTGCCACACCGACGCCTTCACCCTATCCGGCGATGACCCCGAGGGCGTATTCCCCGCCGTACTGGGCCATGAAGGCGCAGGCGTAGTGGTCGAGGTCGGCGAGGGTGTCACCAGCGTCAAACCCGGCGACCACGTCATCCCCCTCTACACCGCCGAATGCGGCGAGTGTCTGTTCTGCAAATCAGGCAAGACCAATCTTTGCGTGGCCGTGCGCGCCACCCAAGGCAAGGGACTGATGCCGGACGGCACCACCCGGTTTTCCTATAACGGACAACCCATCTACCACTACATGGGCTGCTCCACCTTCAGCGAATACACCGTCGTCGCCGAGGTCTCGCTGGCCAAGATCAGCCCCGAGGCCAACCCTGAGCATGTCTGCCTGCTGGGCTGCGGCGTGACCACCGGCATCGGCGCGGTGCACAACACCGCCAAGGTGCAAGAGGGTGACTCGGTCGCCGTATTCGGCCTGGGCGGCATCGGCCTGGCAGTCATCCAGGGCGCGCGCCAAGCCAAGGCCGGGCGCATCATCGCCGTCGACACCAATCCGTCGAAGTTCGACCTCGCCCGTAGCTTCGGTGCAACCGATTGCATCAATCCCAAGGACTTCGACAAGCCGATCCAGGAAGTCATCGTCGAGATGACCGGCTGGGGCGTCGATCACTCCTTCGAGTGCATTGGTAACGTCAACGTGATGCGCGCCGCGCTCGAATGCGCCCATCGCGGCTGGGGTCAGTCGGTAGTGATCGGTGTAGCCGGCGCCGGCCAGGAAATCAGCACCCGCCCGTTCCAGCTCGTCACCGGCCGCCGCTGGCTCGGCTCGGCCTTCGGCGGCGTCAAAGGCCGCAGCCAGCTGCCGGGCATGGTCGAGGATGCGATGAAAGGCGAGATCGACCTCGCTCCCTTCGTCACCCACACCATGCCGCTGGAGCAGATCAACGAAGCCTTCGAGCTGATGCACGCAGGCAAATCGATCCGCACCGTCGTCCACTACTAA